The Juglans regia cultivar Chandler chromosome 16, Walnut 2.0, whole genome shotgun sequence nucleotide sequence aaaatatgaaatcaaaacatttcttaaaaaatttactattgTATATAAACTCACCAGTACATGACTCCGAATGTGATCCTTAAGCTCATTCTGAACATCTCTCCATGATCGCGCATAAAATATGGCACAAATTTGAACTAGTGTGCCGACATAGGAGGAAAGCAATGATGCACTATCATTCCCACTCTCCTAGTGAAGTTATCAGGAATGTTGACATTATTTTTCTGTGCCTTCAATTTCTTTCCAAAGCAAGGCCACATGTTAAGCCACGTCAGCGACGTGACAAGGCATtagctaatatttttaaaattattaaatacagTCCCCAaagtattgaaatataattaattatcaacaacattcaaaattttcttacttattgaaatataattaattatcaacaaaattttCTTACTCGTAGGTGTCGACTGACTGTTTGTCTCCTGTCTTTCAACTTGTTCACGAGTGGAGTGCTTAGTTGGGGAGTCGTGAACGGGTTCGGGACTTAGGggaggaggcacatttctttCTTGTCATTTTTGtggcattcttgaaaatgattaatattttaaaaaaattagtataaaaaaatttataaaaaatgtattgtacTGTCACctatgtgaataaaatatttaatacttttattcttcatctctAGATGTATTTTCCATACTTTTTTCAGAATCTacttcaataacatcttcatcttcatcgaCTTCCTCTTtggactcttcttcttcctcacttacTTCATGAactaaatgatcatttaatacggatGGGTCGAGATGTATGGGTGGGACGTCATCTCTGCATGAGGGAATTAGTTcaagtgcaccgaggtcaacaaataaattaataccctctccatcttcctggtaggCCTCTATAATCGGactgtcatcttcatctccattaTGATCACGATCCGCTATCATTCCTGCATCATAGATATTCCgatgaacaaatttttgtacgactcgccaagttatctctccattaTCTGCATCAGCCCCTTTCATTGGCTCAACTAAGTAATAGCCTTGGGTaacttgacaagccaatacgaatggatcatctttgTACCATTTACATGCAGTATTGACATTCGTAAAGTGACTATCCCTAtatatcgaaacccgaccattgcctagatcccaccaatcaaatttaaaaacatgtcacATTCTCACCCaagtattttaattcaataatgtCACGTATGACACTATagtagtcaatatcatctgttccatgacttcCCTCGACCAACATATCATAGTTTTGCATCTTTCGATTACGTTCATAGTCCAtaatatggaatctataacaTCGAACTGTGCATGCAGTGTATTGAAGTGCTTTGTGTGAGGAACAATAGACCAATGCAtgcaattcagaagaaatcGATGTGAGATCatgagcacgttgttccaaaatctaacaattgaaatagtaacAGAATGATTAAAAgttaacaataattaaaatggttcaaaatgattttaagtCATGGGACATTTAAATGCATATGCGTTGTTCAAACTATCCGGATAATTCTTcttcgtgtcttgcctctatattctcTATGCCTTTTGTTCTAAGTTTGTTCATGTGCTCACTGTATAGAAGTACAAAAGAATAGAATATTTGAACACAATCATtatagttcaattttttttaattagaattattCTAAGTATGCAACGACATACTtgagatagtcatcaatctccTGACAATTATTCAACACGTACCAATGAGCTTTTCCTAACTCTCCACCAATTAAATCGTATCTCGTTTGTGTACTCAAAGGCCGTACATTCTGAAAAAATACTGATAGCTCACCAGGGGGaggagcagcaagatcagcattaTACTCTTCACGATTAAATCGCGACTCAACACCATGAAGACATAGAGAGCAAAATATCAACCATTCATCGTATATATAAGCATCTCCTATTAAACCCTCAGCTCGGGCTTTATTCCAAACAGTGCGCTTTAATCTAtctaaatatctttcaactggatacattcAACGGAATTGCACCGGGCCACCTAACAGTAGCACCTaaggtaaatgtattgctaaatggaccattatattaaaaaaatgatagtgaAAAGATCTACTTGAATTTACacagtatagtagcaatgtttTCTTCCATCTTCTGTAAgatatctcgatttactactCAAGAGTACAAATCTTTGAAAAACGTGCAAAGTTCAGTTATGGCAACACGTACATTAGAAGTCAgtttcccacgaattcccaccgATAATAATTTTGGCAgaaatacgtgacaatcatgacttttcaatccacttATTTCCCAATCATTATGGTTCACGCATCTACCGAGATTGGAGGCATAATcttctggcaacttcacacatTGCAACCATTTGTAAAAATCCATCCTCTCATCCGTTGTTATCGTAAAATATGCATGCGGCATAACCACTGTGCCATCCTGTTACCTTCCACCCgtaaatgcagattatgttcAATTCTCATTGAACGAGATTGGAAAAAATTCGCTCACTTCTCTCTCCACACCTTGGGTTGAAGTTGTCCGTGagttttattcaaatattactCACTTCAATCTTGAGGACCACATCATTGTTTCCATTGTTCGGGGAACTCAAATTAAGATATTCCTCACTATTCTTAGAGAGTTGTTTGATCTTCCTGAAGTGGAAGCACCACTGTATCCATATAAAGGTATGGGGCCCCCCACAAAGACTGCCATGCACAATCTTTTTGTTGGCCCTGATGACCTAAAGTAGCATGCTAAAACCCACATACTTCTTCTGAATTATATGCTACCTCATTATAGGCTACTTGTAAAAATAGTGTTAACTAATTTTTGGCTCATTAGCCGGCACACTGAAATTACATTTGAAAGAGTCTACTTCTTGTATGCCTTGCCTACTGGGGTCTCCATTGATTTTCCCGACATATTGTCGACATTATCCACCGTTCTCATGTTGAAAAAGAGCTGAACTTGCCTTTTGGAGGCTTAATCACTAAATTGGCTATGAAAGCCAAAGTTCCTCTTAGGAGCAATGAGCCCACAATGAAGGTGGCAGGTTCTATCTCTGCTGTTACAGTAGTCAAATCTAAAGCAGTGCTCACTAAGAACAAGAACCTCATTACTGAGTCTGCTTCCTTGCCTCCCGAGCCTACTGTACCTGTGGCTCAAGTTCTTGAACAAATCACTCTTTTGTCACAAAAGATTGGTACATTTACTGCTAAATAGGAGGCATGTCAAGCCAAGTTAGAGCAGCAACTAGCCACTGTACGTTCTGATTGCATCCAAGCTAATGATCGACTAGTTCAACTTTCATTGGACATGCAATAAGTAGTTGATCTTGTTGCTGGTTCAGATGAAGAACAATAAAAGTTCATGGATGATTGATGACAAAAAAGGGGAGTAGTAATTGAGGGGGAGCAGCAGTTGAGGGGGAGTAGCAGTAGCAGCAGAAAGtagaaaaaaactatcatttagaatgttttttttcttatttttgtttgaatgtaattttgattaatatgttttgtttatttgggTGTGCTTTATCCTAGCACTTAGAACATGTTTAAATCTGATAGTACCTTTGAGTTTCTAAGTTAGTAATTTTACTAAGTGTGATTGTTTTGGAAGTTTCTGCTGCTTGTGTTTGTTTGCTGATGTTTTATAGGGATTTTACATTCATCAAGAAGGTTTCGTCACCAATTCGCCAAAAGGAGAGATtgtaaatacaaaaattttggCTAGGACTAAGTGActaaatgatagagtttatcttattattatagttGTATTTTtagatgaatgtaaaataattattgactCTATCTATAACAACATTGAGTTTATCTAGATGTCTTAaaggttgtttagataagtcagtAATGGGAAAAACTGAGTCTATAAGGATCTGCACTTATccagaacagaaaataaaactgaaatcaGAAGCTGTAGTGAAGAGTTAATGCGAAATGCCAGTAGCCCTTCATGAGACGATCTCGCGACAGACTTGATCCGTTAGCAGAGTCCTACCTCAATTGGGACTCTTTTCCAGACTTTATAATTAAAGGGATCAGGTTTAATAACTCTCTAAGGTGTTTCAGCTAGAATTGATTGAGAGTATATTCTTGTGCTTGAGAGTGAAAATTCACTTGAGAATTTTCATCTTACTTTACGTCTCTCCTTGAGTGTGATTGTACTCCAAGTTTGGAGGATCGTTGATTGGAtttcagccactggagttcTAATAGAGaagacaatatttgaagatcgccAGAGGTTTTGGTtgctactgcggtagaagaTAAACAGGTcgtttgtctggtcaagtaagaggtcaatgcaaaggttttgtaattgagaacttatttgtaatatgatttttaaataataaaattgtattttcTGGGTTGGCTGCCCTGTAGGATTTTACTTTTGAGGACTTCTTCATAGGGTTTCCCTTCATAATCAATCGTTGtcttatacaaatttatttatttacttcaagTATTTTGATTGTTTAAATAATCACAAGATTGTGAACTAACCAAGTTGTTCAAGTGAATTGCTACACAATTTTGTGAATATACAGGGGGTACATTGGGAATTTCAAATACATGACCGAACAAAACGTCGGTTGATTGTTCTTATGGCTTATCATGCAATACCCATCGAGTTTTCCCCAAATCCataccattcacaaatatatgactttctactttaTCAAATCCTATAGCGCATAGATTTTTGCACCCTTGACATGGACATGACTTAATGTAACCGCGACTATCGACAGAGACCCGAGCAAAATCAATAAAAGCTCTAACTCCACGTGCATATGATACATAgtcttttctaaatttatcCCCAAGACACATCTAACTTTtatccatttttaaaaaaacctatCAATTAGTATAATGCAAACTAATTTCACATACATCACATGCTCTAATTCCCACTGCTCTTTAGATAAAGATAGTTGGTCATATCCCAtttaagattatattatctatattgcaCAAATTTATTCACTCTTCTACTTTTCACATCAGTAGAAATCttggcagcacctccccatagttgTCCAAGTATATACATGTTCACAGAGAGGGATTGTCACTCtgcgaacagtatacccgaagaacaaatGAGGAAGTCACCGAAATTTCATACTAAACATGTAAAGTAGGAGTAACGAAAATAtgcaatatagataatataatcacaaattatccacactggacaattcaggaattagtgaACACCTGAGTTTACATTAATTTACAAATGGGTCTAAAGTATGTTATGAATTACTtagtgtgtttttttatttgatatatataattcttagtatttttttttatcttatttattttatttactaagtATGTTATGAATTACTTTGTATGTCTAATatcatattagtttattagttatatagtataatctaccatattattaatatatagtatttgtttaatatcatattagttaattagttatttctattattaattaattttttgtattgtatACTATCTTATTAATTATCTATTTGTTTCAAACCTAGTatatgttataaataatttatttgttttaaacatattatatgttacaaattacaagtttaattacttttttaatatatattattatattttaaaattgtttagtATATCTTATtcaatatatacttatattgattaatatcttattaatttgttattaattagttaattatgaaTTCTTTActtttcctatattttctaTCTCGTACGTAATTATATCTTCTACATTCACAATAATCACAAATGACAacataataagaaattagaaaatatttttttattcacaataTATGCCCAAATCACAATATTATCACAaatcacacaaaatattttttaattcacacATATATGCAAAAATCATAATATGTTCCAACTTTCGAACGTTgacattaaaaatttttactttCACACATAAATAGCTTCAACATTCGAATGTTTAGgatccgttcgaacgtgaatacgtatacattcaaatataatatacattcaaatataatataatttttcaactaTCTTTAATGACGATTTCTATAAatcattacataaaatatttttttacgaCGATTTAGAAATTATCATAATTATCAAACCGTCACGAAAATTCATTTACGTTGTAGCGTGAATCTTTGAccattttactttattttttcaactgcATTCATTGGGGCCAAGAAAAGATAACTACTAACCTGACAGGGAAAAGTCTGTAGTAATCTAGCTCACGAAGTTGAGAGCTGTGAAATGAATGAGCGAGCCTGCATCAAGACAACATTTAAAACTCTATAGTAACACAGTTAGAGAAATATCTTACTTCTCCAATGTTTTTAAGATATGCTTTCTGTGAATGTGTCATGAGCAGACAAATTATAAAGACTAATGtactcttcttcatcctcaattTTATAGCTAGTCATTATTAATAGCAGCCgatgatgtgacacattttaaataGATTCACATGTTACCGACCTAATTAATAACCAATCGCCTCGTGCGCGCGTGCGTGCATGTGgattatattataagaaaagTTGTGATTATAGATGTAGTTTTGAATGTGCATGGAAGACATTAAACTTCAATTATTGAGTCCCGAGGACAGTCTgaatgagctagctagctagctgcgaTCTTGGTAAGGAAGTTTGAAATTCAGAGTCTCTATTATTATACGAGaaatgataatatttataatcgtagattatagtttttttataaaaaataaataaagataagatTGACATGaagaataatagattttatttttttttaaaattaattacacgacgtttatatattttacttacaTTTTATACATACATGATATAGGAAGATGGCAATGCATAAACAGGAAGAGAAATTATACTTTTAATCGTAAATATATAagtgtcatataattattttaaaaaaagtaaataaatatagaatttacatgaaaaaaattaattttttaataataaattttattattttttaaaataattatacaatatttatatattttacgattatatataatattacacaaaaaaataatactgtTATTAGTACGTACAAGGAGGAGCCAACAAAAAGGACAAAAACCAGCAGCTGTTGTGAATTGTAAGCGTGTAATGTTGTTTGTCATGCATGTTAGAGACAGAGAAGGACAGAGTAAAAGAGAGGCTTCCTACTTTTGGTTAGGGCAATGAAAGTAGCCCTTTATGACATACAATGGCAATGCAATAcccgctagctagctagccagccaGCTGCTGTATTTCTGTACATGATGTTTTCTCAgatctttctctcttctctctcatggttatgttactatttatttatgattttattaattctgTGCACTCCATTAAAATTGCTGAATAATGCATGTTGGTTGCTTGGCCAAGAAGTTCTGACAAAGGAATATCatcatctcatttatttttcgaattttatttgaattctcTCTTTAGTTTCGGCGCtattaatttgtgatcaaaCCAAGTTATACCATGCattcattttgataattaaCACGTTTTGTATATTAATTTCCAATAGATTgatcaagtaaaaaataaaaataaaaataaagataaaatgtaTATGGTGTTTCAAAATAACGTTACATACAGTTATGTAATACATAattatcgtataattatttttaaaaaatataatttattattaaaaaattaatttttttatataaattttatatttattttttaaaaaattatataaggtTTATGCATTCTtccattataaatattatttattttttattagtcaAAGGTTGGAAAATTTGGGATGGCAGGCTGGGAGGTGTACGTGTGAGGCTCATACATGGTTGAAAATGAGGAGAATAATGGTtgcaactagctagctagctagtacatCAATAATTGAGGAATGCTAAGAGCCTAAGGTATTCCTGatctaaaattatcaaaaattttaattctgCCGGGCGTTTTAAATTATCCTAATTATATAAATCGTTATTTTCAAACTAAATGATTCAAATTTcttcaattcaacatttataacatgtaataaaattttaaaatattattttattttcgttcAAATACTAGTACTCGCATTACATGATGTGATAAATATTGATTCGATAAAATCTAAACcactaatttataaataatgactACCTAAGATTTTTTTCGTCATGTCCAAGTCCAACgcattctcttttaaaaaaatagaatttattattaaaataatatatttttttaaacgtaaatttcaaatttatctatttttttaaagaaaattacgCGAAATTTACACgtcctaaaattataaatatcatttctatttaaaaaaaaatcctgaggTTTTTCAGCTAAAAGTTTTTAAGGATAGTAATCCATGCATACtcatattaactatatatagaggtatatatatatatatacactttgccaaaaaaataaaacttttaagaaatgggagatacatgtgatttttttaattttatttgaaagtggaagcttattacaatattacacgTCGCGTAGAACCgtaattaatgaaaacaaattattagattaatattatatattgcataTATGAAAGTAATTAAGTGTCTTTGACTAATTTTGGGCACTGAAACATATTTTATAGGACATCCAACAACAGAAATTAATAGACAATAAGACAATTATTACTTTTTGATCGGCAAAAAAtgactatattataataatcttattatatatatatatatatatatacatgcatgacatgGTGGAATGACTAATTaacgtatatatatgtatacacaaaCGATCGATGGAACTATATataaagatcatatatatatatatatatatatatatataaatatcttggAGAAAACCAACGTGCATGATAATTCTCTGATCATTAGAGGCAAGAAACAACATTTCCATATGCACAAGTACTACGTGCTGTGTCTACTCTGGCACTCTTGCACCATGCATACAATATTATAAACAGAATAATCCTATTAATTTTCCATTTCCGGCATAGTGGAATACTGACATTAATGATCTGAACTATAAACCAtgcatctctctttctctctacttAGCAAGATAATACTAGTTAACCATGCATGATCGATGCATCTCATCATCATGTACACGTACAAGCTGGTTAGCATGAACTCGTTTAATTCTGATCACATGATGGATCGGCTGGCTGTTTTCCTCGGATCTTCAGAGGAAGAAACTCGAAAAATTGGTTTGAAGCAAAGCTGTCATCCGGCCTAGACGTGATGGGCACTTTGGTGTTCGTCCTAGAAACATGATCGTTACCATCCGAATTATCATTACCGGGGAGCGGGAAGAGGTTAAGAGTTTTAGATTCACAGCTTCTAATTTGATCTCCAAGATGGGGAACATCTTCTTTGTCGGGTGTCATTGACATAAAATAATGACTGTCTAAGAGATTTGTTGTGTCTGACAAAGTAGCTGTTCTGGGCAAGGTTTTGATGGGAGGAGAACAAGGTGTCTCTGTACTTTGCCACGTACCACCACGCCTATCTCCTGTGCTTCTTCTCTGCTGTTGTGATTCTCTCTCCCCAAACTGAACACACCAACCATGTGTGAATCTTTCAGCTGCTATTGCTGCTTTATTCATTGACGTCGCAGATTCCTGAAAGTTACAAACAGTGAAAGTTGGAGTAAAATTCAAGCAAAGTTCGATCAAAAGTTTCTAAAATCTTGCAATATATATAGCAGCCCTCGAACAGGTAGTAGTACTAAGGAATGCAGCTTTTGAAGCTATTAATTAAGCTTTTCCCAACATCGATCCGAAAGGTATATATTGATGttccttttataattattttttctcttttggtatCAACTGATCTTTGACCTTTCATTTATATGGCATCTAAATCCCTTTTGGGTATTAGTCTTAGCTAAGGTGAAGAGTATTACACGAAGTACAAAAGACAAAGATCATATGCAGACCTCCTTAAGCTCACTGCAGTTTAGAAGAGGTGCCCACTTCTTCTCTTGTCTAACTTTATACACTGTCCTCCTCGTCACTGTAGATGGAATCCAAAACAAAGCAAGTTCAACTTTAGACCATCTCGATCGagactaaaataaaaaaaaaaaaatgacaaaacaacAGAACTTGGGGCCAATTTGGAACTATTGTCCTAGTTTCATGCATGTTTTCTGACGAAAATTAGCTAGTACATTGAAAACACTGTGCTTACAAGTTTTCTTTCTGTATACTGTAAAGACAATAGTCCAAAAATCATTTTGTGAAAACACAACCAGACATTAATTGTGATGGATGCATGCAAATATAGATCATGAATAGGTCATGGTGCCCAAcagcctttcttttcttttctatattttctgttttgaaatttttggattgattattCGTAAGAcccaagaaattaataattggtGAAAATACATCGGATATGATTCtacatgaatatataaattgttaCCGGCCGATTCTTTCTCAGCTGGACTGCTACTACCACGTTGCTGCTCTGGTAAATGCGATGCCATTTCACGCCGACGTTTCTGCCGCTCTCTCGCTTTATGATTTTGAAACCAGTAGAAAACATTCTTCCCTTCAATCTTTCCAAACCTTCGAAGATATGCTGCAATCTGATGGATTTGCTCAGCTGTTGGAGTTCGTGTTCCACGCCGATACAAATCTTCAAGGGCCAGAAGCTGTTCCGAAGTTGGATTCCACCGAGTAGTCACCAATGGCTGCGGGTTGAAATTTGTCCTAAATTGTTCAGTTACATAACGGCCTGTAGAATACCAGAATCATGGATGCATAAAAAGCGagtaaaatgaatatataagaGCATGAAGTATAAGCTGGAGAAATTAGATGAATCAGATGTACGTAAAATAAGTAAGATTGCCAAAATTAAgtacatattatatatcttttctctctcttatataCATGCACCCAGGCCAGGGATCACAgatcaattaagaaaaatatatatcatggcATACCTGGTTGGTGATTCAATGAGTAAAGACTGGTAGTGAAATGAGTGCTGCAATCACGATAAGGAGGGGCCAATATTGGAGATATTATTGAATTTCTGGGGATAACAGATGTTGGCTTTGGAATGAGGGGCCGAAGCTTAAAACCACTGACTGGGTCGGAGAGGTTAGTGATCTCCCTGCCATCGCCATGAGAACCCATCGTCCACATTGTGAAGCACCAAAAAATTACCTAGTTTTGATCTGTCTCTTGTTGAGGGGCCGTCGATAAGATGATGGTGTAATAGGATATTAATCCTGGCAAGAGGGAAagataaaagaaggaagaataaGCAAGGTGGAAGGGGAGAAATAGATGAAGAAAGTTCTGAAGTATTTGGTCTTAAACAGATGAGAGAAGAGTCGTCTGAGGGAAGACCAAGACAGTAGCTAGGTTGACTATATATGCTTTCCTGATAATCTATATATGGAATTAATTAAAAGGGCTGAAAACCTAAATCACAAGCATATATAGATCAGAACATGCATGAAAGAAAGGGAGGGAGGGTTCAAGGAGGACAAAGCAGAAGAATTGGGTGCAGGCCAGAAGCGTGGAATTCTAGGAGATATAGGGAGACGAAGTATAAAAAGGACGTGAACACGATATTCATCATCATGTTAATTGATCTTTATATCATAAAGCCCCGCCACCAGATCGACCACCTCCCCATTATTGTTCCATGATCTTCTGCTGCATGCCTTTCACACTTCTCGAGCTGAAATCTAAACCGTTAATTCCTTCCTCCAAAAATATctgacatttttattatttattattatttaatatcctattattatttttttattattctttattactATTAAGATAATTTGTTTCGATCGGAAGATTTCTTCTCCTAAAAGATATTCATTCAAACCTTCCTGATCAAAAGACAATTAATTCTGGTTCGATCATAAAATCCATCAAATTAAGGGTCAATAATTAGAACACAATCAGCTTGCTAGCTAGTTAGATCAAC carries:
- the LOC109007483 gene encoding WUSCHEL-related homeobox 1-like, giving the protein MWTMGSHGDGREITNLSDPVSGFKLRPLIPKPTSVIPRNSIISPILAPPYRDCSTHFTTSLYSLNHQPGRYVTEQFRTNFNPQPLVTTRWNPTSEQLLALEDLYRRGTRTPTAEQIHQIAAYLRRFGKIEGKNVFYWFQNHKARERQKRRREMASHLPEQQRGSSSPAEKESAVTRRTVYKVRQEKKWAPLLNCSELKEESATSMNKAAIAAERFTHGWCVQFGERESQQQRRSTGDRRGGTWQSTETPCSPPIKTLPRTATLSDTTNLLDSHYFMSMTPDKEDVPHLGDQIRSCESKTLNLFPLPGNDNSDGNDHVSRTNTKVPITSRPDDSFASNQFFEFLPLKIRGKQPADPSCDQN